Part of the Drosophila kikkawai strain 14028-0561.14 chromosome 3L, DkikHiC1v2, whole genome shotgun sequence genome is shown below.
ACAGTGCTACAATGGTACCATGGGAAGGTGCATCCCTACATGCATATATGATGATCATATAGGCAAATCTAGGGATCAGTTTGGAAAGTACTCGAAAGGGGAACAATTAAAACCGGAGCACAATGGCCGTCGTCAAGTACGCATCCTTTGCAGAGGACCTCCTGGCATTGTCTGTGCTTTGTTTACAAGTCTATTGAGTGCAAAATGCAGCAGCATTGTCTCTGGCTAACTATTTGCATACTTGTGTTGTCTCCGGAGACAAACCGCAAAATCAAATGCGGAATAACTGCGCGCCATTTAATAACGGAGCTTCGGCAGTGCTGCCAATCTAATCGCAAAGCACGCACTAATTAAGTGATTACACTAGTTGAAGCGCATTTTAAACGCAAGCACTTAATTGAGTGCTTACACTGGTAGGAGCTGCATTTATCTATCGATATTAAAAGGCACACAAGTAAATTtcgtaataataaaaaaattataattaacttTCCCGAGCTTAAAATGGTaaatttagttaataaaattaaaaaaaaaaaattcttttcattgtaaaaatatatttttaatacataaaCAAAGCATAACAGGAACAATTAAAACTGCAAAATATTCttgataatttaaaaaaatatatatttcttaagtTTGCATTAAAACCAAACACTGTGGAAGTGGAAACATTAGAACGCAGCTTaaaacgataaaaaaaaaaaaggaatttcgGTCGAGTTGACATCCCCTTCGGTTGTCACTTTGACTTTTGCGccattaacaaaataattttcagCTGACCGCAAATAAGTGGAAAATAAATCAAGATGAGCTTTTCTCCTGGGGGTGATGTTTCCGATAACGAGGACAGTGACTCCTTTCACTCGTTCAACGACAGCGAGATCTCCAATCAGCGAGCTCTGAGCGCATCCTGGAAATCGTCGCTTGGCAGCGATTGCGACAGCGCCGCGGGGATGTCGGAGCATGAGACTTCGGGTTCACTGGAGGATGGGCTTTCGGTAAGTGTAGGTACCCCTTAGCACCACGCATTACTAGGATAGTCCCGCCGCAGAtagagcagcagccgcagacCACAAAGGAGACGCCTCCAAAGGCCTTGTTTGGCAAACCGGACCCAAAATCTGGTGATCAAAAGAGCGAGTGTTCTAGCGATTCGTCTGCTTGTGATGGTGTGTCCACCAACGGCGGTGCTCAGCCGCAGACGGAGCGCTTCAAGACGCTCAAGAAGTTTGTGGTCTCGCCGCTAAACGACATCGAGGAGCCCTTGCCCATGTGCCTCAGGAAGGTGCCGAAACTCGCCTCGAAGAAGGTGCCCAACGAGGAGCTCTTCGACATGGAACCGCCGCAACTGCGTCTGAAAGATTACCTGGAGTCTGATCCAAGGTCTGAGGCCAAGCATAAGCACGCCTTCACCGAGATCTGGGTTGGTTCGCAACAGAAGTGCAATGATCTCAAGCGCTCGCCTCTGCGCGAGTTTTCGACGGCCCTGGATGCCTACTTCACCCAAGATTTGGACGAAATGACGACTCCTAAAGAGCACGACGATCCTGTTGTCCAGCCTGTGATGAAACCAGCTAAAGTAAGACTTTCGCTCCAGAAGAGGCATCCCTTTAAACAAGTCGTTATTCCTATTCCAGACCATTAAGAAGACTCCTGTCGCAAGTGTTAAGCCCGCTGAGGAGTATGTGTCGCCCTTCGAGAATATGCCAGTTCCGGCAGGACCACCAAAGGAAACTTCATTGCTGGACGGAGCCAAAAAGCCTGTAATAGTGCCCGCTGGCTTTGATTTGACCCGTTTGGTGGAGTTTAAGAATCCAAACCACTGGGCTCGTCGCCAGCACGTACGCACCGGCGACAGGGTCTTCTAGATCGTTTGTAATCGTTTCTCGGACTAGTAGCTACTTCTATTACCTCTATACCACCGATGGAATATCTATTAACTTTATAAGCTGGACTTGAAATAAAGGACTTAAGAGCCTCCTCCTAGCATTTAGAACGAGCGCCAAGCAAATGTATGCAAGTATTTGGAGCTGTCAAAGTTCGGGAAAGACATAATATCGCCAGCGTCGTCGCTGGGGGCTCCAAATGATTTCATTGTGCTGCCGATAAAATTGTCGCCAGCGAAATATGTTGCCCGTGACTTTGATTTCGGCCGCCGCAACATTAATTTCCAAGGAAATTACACATGCCCGCCGAGGGGAACCTGGAGCTTATCTCAGCTGGCAGATCTCGCCGAGTGAGCTTGGGTCGCGGAGCTCATTTGCCGCTGACATGCGAACGTTTGCTCTGGGTCTGGGCCTCTGGCGGAGGCTCCTCCAAGTAGGGACTCGACGCTCTCTTTCGCGGCGGATGCTGCTGGCCCCCCAAATGagaattcaataaattttctgGCGAACGGCAACAACACAATGGACCAAACGTTGTCGTTAGTCTTTTGGCGACGTTTAACATGAATATGCAGTGTGGCTAATGTGGAGCCCATAAACACTTCCAGCGGCAACATGAATGGGCCGAAAAACAGGTTGCAGCTACGTGTGTGGGTACTCGGGGATTGGGGTCCGATTGGACTCCATCCTCTTGGGGCTCTTGACAATTGTTTCTTAACGCGAACTGAAGCGAAATGCCACCGTCGAAGTTGGCCAATCATCTAGCCGGCCTCTCTTTGGGGGCAAACACTTGCCACTGGCTGAGGCGCAGCATCAAAGGAGCGCCGCCACGTTTCCGCCTGGCATGGGGTGGGGAGATGTGTGATGGGACAGCCGGACAATTGCATGTAAATGGCCACAGTTTCGCTAACAACTACAATGTGAAAACATCAATTACATGTGGATGGGGATTTGGGGACCTGGAACCTGGAACCTGGCTGGCCAGGATCGTGGCGCTCAATCAGCGCATTTAACTTGGCGCCGGCGCCAGCGTTTAAGATGCGGCTCGCTCTGATCTGCTGATAAGCCCATGTCCATGTTGTTGCCTGCCGGTTGCCGGTTGCCGGGTGGGTTCTTCAGCTCTCAAGAGGAGGCTGGGGATTTGGACACAGGAACTGGTTTTTCATATGCCTCGCATGCGCAGAGATATGAaatcgaaaccgaaaccgactCCAAGTCCGAATTATGTATTCGGCGACGACGACAGGCAGGCAAATGGAAGCATGCAACGCACAAATTGCTGGAACAGGATTCAATGGGCAGGCAGGCAGTCGGCCAGTGTGGGAAGCAGCACAGATCGGGGGAATCTCTCTGTCTGGGCCCATTCCAAAGCAAATTCCACGAGTGAATGCATttgaacatatatattttatttatgccgCGCATTTATGAAATGCCAAAGACAATAAATCCATTACGAAATCATGCgaacaattaaaattgcatAATAAATACGATAAATACTGATGGCAGAGAAATACCTGGAAATCCTAATTAACTGCAAAATATCACAATTCAGCTTAGACACTACACTATGGCAACTAAACGCTAATTAAATGTACAAGGCAGCGATGCCGATCTCCAAATGGGAGCACATCGCTCGCGCTAAATGGACACGCTGGTTCCCAATATGTCCGAGATGCTGAAGCTGCTCCGTTTGGGCTTGGCAGGCGGCACCGCAGCTTCGCTGGGAGCAGCCGTTGTGCTCACCACATCCACAAAGGTGTCGGCATCGGCAGCGGACTCGCCGCTTGTAGAGCCCGCCGATGACGAGGAGACCGAGGAGGCCGGCGATGGCGGTGTGTAGGCCCAACTTGGATAGCCGGCAATGTGCCTGGCATAGTCAAAGGCGgacttctgctgctgctgcggcggctgtGGCGGTAGTGGTGGCGCTGGCACATAGAAATTGGCCTCCAGGGTATCCAGCAGATAGCGATGCTGCACAAGGTTCTGATTCTGCAGATGATGCTGCGGCGGCAACTCCTCTACGAGTCTTAACCGCTTGGCTAACGGCGATTCCTGGGGCTCCTCCTCTGGCGGGCAGGCTGGAGGAGGGGAGTCACTGATCTTTCGCTTGCAACGCGACTGACCCGACTCACGGAACCCCTTGGCAAAGGGATTGTTGTCGATCTTCAGCTTGGTTATGCGGTCATTCTGCAAAGGCAAAGACAGGGGATTAGTTGGTTATCACAGCGCTCTTTATGGATGGCGAAGATGTGGGATTGGTACACACCTGATAAGCCGTAACGGCGATAAACTCCGTCTCCGGGAACACAAAGGCCTGCTGGGGGGCCCAGGGGATCTGGCCCAGGTCGGAGGTGCGTATGACATGCAGCCGTGGCTGATACTTGTGCATGCTGGCCAGGACGATCTGAAAAGGAAGAGGAGGATATGGGCGATAAGTTAAGGGTTTCCATGTttagaataatattttatttctatttatatttccatttcatatttccatatatcACTTGTGTGAATAAAATGTGGAGTATGATGTCTTAACCCAAAACAACAGAAAGATTTTTTCTGTGCATTTATCTTTTTGGGTAGACATCTCACATATCACttgtataaataatatgtagccTTGTTCCGTTGCTGACATTTTAACCCAGAAAAACAGAAAGGGTATCAGGGTAATTTATCTTTTGCgggttgaaaaaaaaagtgatgTATGCTGGAGTTTTTCACAGAAATCGctatagattttaaataatttaaatacttacaTGACCATTATTGTCCAGCGTGTTGTTCGTCAGCTTCACCTTGCTAAAAAGGAGCGCCTGGGACTGCCAGTGCTTGCCCGTGGCTGGACTCTCCGGATGCAAATACATCCGTTGTGGACTCTGGGGCTCTGCTCCACCGGCCGGAACCCACTGCGAACCAGAGAACTTGTAGCGGCAGTCACCGATGGGCACCATCTCGAGGAGCACGCAATAGctggcctcctcctccagacCGCTGAGAGAGACACGCATCGAGGGGAACATGCGTCTAAAGGGGGAAAGAGCAGAGATCACAGAGGATGGATGGCTGTTAGTGACACGTTTCAACCGTAAGACTGATAATAAACCCCCGGAAGGGGAGGAGGCGGCTTATCAGCGGGAGATAAGTCAAACAGATAGGTACCAACCTGCCACTCTTGGTGATGATCATCTCGGTGCCTATGCTGTGGAACTGTCGCCACAGTTCGTTGTTTTCCAGCTTGGCCTCGACATCGCCGGGCAGCGAGGgctgtggcggcggcggtggcggtggagcCACAAAATGTCCAAAGTTGGGCAATAGTCCGCAAAGGGGATCTTCAAGATACAACAAGAGAAATCAATTAGCCGTCGGCAAAACGGATATGGAGTCTGCTCCAAACTTACCCGGTAAACGTTGCATAATCTGCTGGCGGTATATTTCATGGGCGATCTGCTGCTGCAAACGCAGATCGGCAATGTTGGGCAAGGTCAACATTCTGGTTACTTCTTCACTAGCTTCTTACTAGAtcttaacttttattttttattttttaagacgAACCGTGGGAAATCGATTGAAATACGACGACGTCAACGAACTGATCGCTTCGCTGTTCGACTTGAGACTGTCTCTCTGTGCCTCGGAGCGGGCACTACCTCGATTCAGCCCGAATCCGGTCGGATGGGTTTCGTTTCCCTCCCGCACGCACCGATCCTCAGGTAGTTGCTCGACCTGTTCTCCCGCTCAAGTGGCAGTCAGTGGTTTCTCTTTTGGTCGCACTCTGCCTTGGGTAGCTCTCGCTCTTCCCCTGCCATTGGTCGCTTATCAGCGAGCGGTACGTTGTCTCGCTCTCGCTTACTTGGTCATGGGAAACGCCATTTTCAGATGGCTCTCTTGGGAGCGGGGGACTCTGAGATTCAGTGACCTCCTCCCCCTGGAGCTATGGGGGCACGGCACCcatcttgctgctgctgatagcgcttaatgggaatgggaatgggctTGGATGGGGTTTCTTCTCCGGTAGAATTTTGGGGAGACGCTCTTTGAAGTCGGCTAATCGCTGGTAATATTTATGGAATAGGAAAACGTTTTGGATATGGGCCAACTAGTAATGTTCATTAAGATTAAGAGCCCCTAAAAATGTGGAAGCAGTggtaaatttttgtattttgattggaattataaattattctcAGACAAGATCGAGCGCTTTTTTCTCAAAGCTTGAAGAGTGCTTTGAAAAATTAGTATTAAAGATTAGAAATAATGTGATGTACCTATTAATAGTAGTATTAGTATGAACCTAGGCGCTAAATCGTTTGAACTTTTTAATCGTTGCGAACTCAAGTACGTTTTGTAGGTTTTAATTGATAATAGCTTAATAGGAACTAAAAAATGTAGATTATGTTGTTCGTACAACAATTTTCATGTTTTAACGAtgagaaattaaatgaatatgaaataaatagaaagcttttaataattaaactgAATTTTGTACTAAGAccccaaaaataattaagtcaAATCTGTAGgtaagttttattaaaaactttcgTGGTAAAAGCGAAAATCCCAttaattttagaattatttcATTGAAATAATTCTTCTGTTTTCGaattctttaattttagttaataatCTTGAATTAGAGCAAATGCACCAAATATAGTCCTAGACAAAAgctaacatttatttaatgtaCATCcgtttttttactttaaatgtaacaatatataaatactcaTATACAAAAAACCCCGCTGCTTATCTATGACAAGCTAAGATTAAGTtgctttttgatttattaatttaaatcaaggCTCGAAATTTATGTAGAAAcctgtttaaaaaataaaaattcatgtATATCTTAATGCATGctgtataaattataaatcttctCTTTATAAAGCCTATATACCTTGAAAGATGTTGAATAAcccttaaataattttcccaCAATTCAAAAACCTAAATCCAATGTCCCAGTTCCAATGTATTTCAACCTTTTCTGAatcattaatattttaaagagagTCCACTTGAGTGTCAAACCTTTGATATCCGCTCGATATATGTAGTATAGTACATCCAGTCATATCTTGCCGTAATGATCAGTCTCCATCTGTTCGGTAGCTTATCCAGCTATCGGCCGGCATCTTGTACATGATGTTCTCGAGGCCAGCATCGAAATCTCGCGGCTACCGTTTGAAGCGGCGGAGAGGGAGATCTCTAGAAAGAGATCCGCCCCGGCGATAAGTCGGCGGGGCTAATCAAAACCTTTAAACGGTACTCGTACTCGACTGGGCCACAACAAATTGCACCATCAAATTCAACTGGCGCCAAGCGACTGTCGCCTGCGGGCCACTTGAGCGGCGAAGAGAGGCTCAAGATGCACTGGCagtggcggaggaggagtGGCAGTGAAGTGGGATGGGAAGGCTAGGCAGGATCCGTCTAACGGATCACAGTCACTTGTTGCCACTTGTCCTGTCTTCTCGGTTTCTTGGGCGACATCAAACAGGCGAGTCATAAAAATGATCACACTTTGTCCCCGAGACGCGTTCTCATCTGAGAGATCTGAGAGGAACAaaagcggcagcggcggcggcaggagATGTCGATGTGGGTTTTATGACCTGGTGCGACGACCGCCGACTGTTCGTGTGTCGCTGCAGTTTTTGAAATTCGGAAATTATTGTTATGATTATTGCCTGTTTTTGTGGGTCCTCTGCTGTTCTACAATTTGTTTGCTATTGTGTCTCGCCGTTTACAGCTTCTTGGCGACAAAAGCGGGCCGACAGAAACCGCAAAAGGACATCGGTTGGGGGTATGGTAAAtggggcaggggcaggggcaggggaACCGGAACGGAAACCTTAAAGAGTCCTAAGGATCGATGACCAGGATAAAAATCTCAAATTACGGTCAGCTTTGTGCAGAATCCAAAACAGGggaagattttttttttttaagtgatcatacccttgcagggtattataatttcagtcagaagtttgcaacgcagtgaaggagacgtttccgaccctataaagtatatatattcttgatcagcatcaacaggggaatctttctaaatatgtcaggaagaaatcgattttttggccatttttgcaaaattttataaggggttacatcattaaaatttttgattttgataaaaaattgaattttcaaaatttttaaatgaagtatgcagatttattaactgtagaaaatcttgcacagaacagttttccgatttaaaattaatgctcttttggccgagttatgatatttttaattttaaaaaaatcaagaagttttttaatataaaaaatcagattttataatacaaaataatatttttctatgtcaaggaatcatttccgaccccataaaccgtatatattcttgatcagcattaacatgcgaatctttctagacgtgtccggaagaaatcgattttttggctatttttgcaaaattttataaggggttacatcattaaaattagcaaaaatggccaaaaattttgatttcttaaaattttaaatttggtatgcagtttttttaaattaataaaaactaacacaaaactgctttccgaatcgaaattaatgcatttttggcttagttatgatatgtatattttaattgttacctgcaagggtatacaaactttggctggccaaagttagctttctttcttgtttaaattagaaattcattttaaatcaaaatcatttcaaactaattaaatttgaaacctttatatatttactagCAATGATTTCATTTCTTAAAGGAAAGTAGAAAATAGCTGAAATCTCTATTAATTTCCAACGAATTCCCATAATTTCTCTGAACTCCGAAGATAAGAAACATGTGACATGAAAATGATCTTTAAAAGGTTAAGATGTCAATTCAAAGTGAATCATAGAAAATGATTCCTCCGTTTGCTGTCAATGGATCGGATCCTTGATAGCACTTGTGCTTGTGGTTAAGGCTACTGCTCGCATTTCCATTACCCAACCAGGTTCCAGTACCCGTCTCCGGTCATTACGCAGTGCCTGCAGATATGCAATTTCCGGTAATTCGTAATTCGACTAGCTTTGCATAAAACTCCTTGCTTCCATATTTCCGCTTATTCCGGTCGCTCTCTAAGTGCCCCTGACTGACCTAGACCCAGACCCAGGCCTGAGTGTGACTCAGGCAATTAGCGG
Proteins encoded:
- the Doc3 gene encoding T-box-containing protein TBX6L; amino-acid sequence: MLTLPNIADLRLQQQIAHEIYRQQIMQRLPDPLCGLLPNFGHFVAPPPPPPPQPSLPGDVEAKLENNELWRQFHSIGTEMIITKSGRRMFPSMRVSLSGLEEEASYCVLLEMVPIGDCRYKFSGSQWVPAGGAEPQSPQRMYLHPESPATGKHWQSQALLFSKVKLTNNTLDNNGHIVLASMHKYQPRLHVIRTSDLGQIPWAPQQAFVFPETEFIAVTAYQNDRITKLKIDNNPFAKGFRESGQSRCKRKISDSPPPACPPEEEPQESPLAKRLRLVEELPPQHHLQNQNLVQHRYLLDTLEANFYVPAPPLPPQPPQQQQKSAFDYARHIAGYPSWAYTPPSPASSVSSSSAGSTSGESAADADTFVDVVSTTAAPSEAAVPPAKPKRSSFSISDILGTSVSI
- the LOC108078635 gene encoding uncharacterized protein yields the protein MSFSPGGDVSDNEDSDSFHSFNDSEISNQRALSASWKSSLGSDCDSAAGMSEHETSGSLEDGLSIEQQPQTTKETPPKALFGKPDPKSGDQKSECSSDSSACDGVSTNGGAQPQTERFKTLKKFVVSPLNDIEEPLPMCLRKVPKLASKKVPNEELFDMEPPQLRLKDYLESDPRSEAKHKHAFTEIWVGSQQKCNDLKRSPLREFSTALDAYFTQDLDEMTTPKEHDDPVVQPVMKPAKTIKKTPVASVKPAEEYVSPFENMPVPAGPPKETSLLDGAKKPVIVPAGFDLTRLVEFKNPNHWARRQHVRTGDRVF